Proteins encoded in a region of the Lentimicrobium sp. L6 genome:
- a CDS encoding TolC family protein, whose translation MYRITIFFENAWWFILASFILTLLWPTSQIQAQESWKISDCIDYAMENNLDLNMKYNNIESQEVSLKESKANILPNLNFGSNLELNFGRNVDGNDNSVTYDPTLSQNYYLNSSFTLFQGMVKKNGIRFSKYLLKASEQGAEVEKNQLVFKILSSYYTVLYSQGLRDVAESQVGLSKMQFDRMQKLVEVGKESPITAQDLESQWASDRLSLTKAQNQYNKTILELKQLLRLKVEQSFAIDTNTTQELILNASNNVDSIFIRAKDILPQLKQQQMLLGASEKNLAIAKGGVYPSLNMNAGYSTGFYDQNSLTYGKQLEENQNQWVGLSLRVPIYNRAVVSSDIKRKRIALKDQKLLFEKQKEALYIEIWNAIEDLQSAEKEYQSSQELHDFSELSLKNVTKKLEKGLANTTEFETAKQRYISAQANLLKSKLVYVMRYQMLTFYQTANWNHLY comes from the coding sequence ATGTATAGAATAACAATATTTTTCGAGAATGCTTGGTGGTTCATTCTAGCGTCATTTATATTGACGCTTTTATGGCCCACTTCTCAAATTCAGGCTCAAGAGTCATGGAAGATTAGCGATTGCATAGACTATGCCATGGAGAACAACTTGGATTTGAATATGAAATATAATAATATTGAAAGTCAGGAAGTGAGTCTTAAGGAAAGCAAAGCGAATATATTGCCTAATCTGAATTTTGGTAGCAACTTGGAATTAAACTTTGGTAGGAACGTAGATGGAAACGATAATTCTGTAACCTACGATCCTACTTTGTCTCAAAATTACTACCTCAACTCCTCCTTTACTTTGTTTCAGGGGATGGTGAAGAAAAATGGTATTCGCTTTAGCAAATATCTCCTCAAAGCATCGGAGCAAGGCGCAGAAGTGGAAAAGAATCAGTTGGTATTTAAAATCCTAAGCTCTTATTATACCGTACTTTATTCTCAAGGATTAAGAGATGTGGCAGAGAGTCAGGTGGGTTTGTCGAAGATGCAATTTGACCGCATGCAGAAGTTAGTAGAAGTAGGTAAGGAATCTCCCATCACTGCTCAAGACCTCGAAAGCCAATGGGCCAGTGATAGGTTGAGCCTCACCAAAGCACAGAATCAATATAATAAAACCATTTTGGAACTTAAGCAATTATTACGATTGAAAGTGGAGCAGTCCTTTGCTATTGATACAAACACCACCCAAGAATTGATTCTGAATGCCAGCAATAATGTAGATTCTATTTTTATTAGAGCTAAAGATATTCTTCCACAACTAAAACAACAGCAAATGTTATTAGGAGCTTCTGAAAAGAACTTGGCCATTGCCAAAGGAGGAGTCTATCCGAGTTTAAATATGAATGCAGGATATAGCACTGGTTTTTATGATCAGAATAGTCTCACTTACGGCAAGCAGTTGGAAGAAAACCAAAATCAATGGGTGGGGCTGAGCTTGAGAGTCCCTATTTATAACCGAGCTGTGGTATCATCCGATATCAAACGAAAGCGAATCGCTCTTAAAGATCAGAAGCTATTATTTGAGAAACAGAAAGAGGCTTTATATATAGAAATATGGAATGCCATAGAGGATTTACAGTCGGCAGAAAAAGAATATCAATCTTCACAAGAGTTACACGATTTTAGTGAGTTGAGTTTAAAAAATGTTACCAAAAAACTAGAAAAGGGTTTGGCCAATACCACAGAGTTTGAAACAGCCAAGCAGCGATATATTTCAGCACAGGCTAATCTGTTAAAATCAAAACTAGTATATGTGATGCGTTATCAGATGCTCACTTTCTATCAGACGGCTAATTGGAATCATTTGTATTAA
- a CDS encoding efflux RND transporter periplasmic adaptor subunit — MDVKIEKKKGLKKKHIIIGVAGALFLTLIYFAFFATNLSTYRADKEKLSIAKVEEGIFHDYITVSGNVHPISTIYLDAREGGRVEEKVAEEGQMVKKGDVILRMSNMDLSLSILNSEAQLAEKSNFLRNTMVVMEQEKLQIKRELLNLEFDIIRKKRTYDQNKSLIADNLISQEEYIISEEDYQFAKRSYDLYMERQSQDSIYRSIQVKQMEGNLQNMELNLKLVRQRQDQLNVKSPIDGQLTVLDAELGQSIPKGSRLGQIDVLASFKVVAEIDEHYIDKVRVGLSAILERQGQEYELTIRKVFPDVRSGRFSVELVFTGESPTNMRTGQTYYSRLQLGNPKNAMLLPKGSFFQKTGGQWIFVLAEDGHSAEKRYIKIGNQNPQYYEVLEGLQAGEQVIVSGYDSFGESERIIF; from the coding sequence ATGGATGTAAAAATAGAAAAGAAAAAAGGTCTGAAAAAAAAGCACATCATTATTGGAGTTGCAGGAGCATTATTCCTCACCTTGATATATTTTGCATTTTTCGCAACAAATTTATCCACCTATAGAGCCGATAAAGAAAAGCTGAGCATAGCGAAAGTAGAGGAGGGTATCTTTCACGATTATATCACCGTTAGTGGAAATGTTCATCCCATATCAACCATTTATTTAGATGCACGAGAAGGCGGTAGAGTAGAGGAGAAGGTAGCTGAAGAAGGTCAGATGGTGAAAAAAGGTGATGTGATACTTCGAATGAGTAATATGGATCTCAGCTTGAGCATTCTCAATAGTGAAGCCCAATTGGCCGAGAAGAGTAACTTTCTCAGGAATACCATGGTGGTTATGGAACAAGAGAAGCTTCAAATTAAAAGAGAATTACTGAACTTGGAGTTCGACATCATTAGAAAGAAGAGAACTTATGATCAGAATAAAAGCTTAATAGCCGATAACTTGATTTCCCAAGAGGAATACATCATCTCGGAGGAGGATTATCAATTTGCTAAGCGCAGTTACGATTTATATATGGAGCGCCAGAGTCAAGATTCTATCTACCGTTCTATTCAGGTGAAGCAAATGGAAGGTAATTTGCAAAATATGGAGTTGAACCTTAAATTGGTTCGTCAACGCCAAGATCAGTTAAATGTGAAATCGCCTATTGATGGACAGCTTACTGTTCTAGATGCTGAATTGGGACAATCTATTCCTAAAGGTAGCAGATTAGGTCAGATTGATGTGCTGGCTTCCTTTAAAGTGGTGGCCGAAATTGATGAGCATTATATTGATAAAGTAAGAGTAGGTTTATCAGCCATATTGGAACGCCAAGGACAAGAGTATGAGTTGACCATCAGAAAGGTATTTCCAGATGTAAGAAGCGGTCGCTTTTCTGTGGAATTGGTTTTTACTGGGGAGTCTCCTACAAATATGCGTACGGGTCAAACCTATTACTCTCGTCTACAACTGGGGAATCCTAAAAATGCTATGCTTTTACCCAAAGGATCCTTCTTCCAGAAAACTGGCGGACAATGGATATTTGTTTTAGCGGAGGATGGTCATTCAGCCGAAAAGCGCTATATCAAGATTGGTAATCAGAATCCTCAATATTACGAAGTTCTAGAAGGTCTACAAGCTGGTGAGCAGGTGATAGTATCGGGCTACGATAGCTTTGGTGAAAGTGAAAGAATAATATTCTAA
- a CDS encoding patatin family protein: MEKKTALILEGGGFRAMFSAGILEVFLEKQLSFETVYGVSAGAAYGVSYISKQIGRNIEVNEMIGDKRYCSWNNLIRQGTMFSWDFIYEEIPQHIIPFDYEELMNSPSQFYVGTSNCETGNPEFFLLNNADKKEFKTILAASGSLPFIAPMVHYDSKILMDGGLSDSVPFEHALNNGNDRAVVILTQPKEYFKKPMKYASFLKWYYRKFPKVYEMLVTRAERYNESMFKLEQLEKQGVVYIIRPPKAMDIDRIENNPQKTAVIYHAAMEQGNLEFSALWEWLNRK; this comes from the coding sequence ATGGAAAAGAAAACTGCATTAATACTAGAAGGAGGAGGTTTTAGAGCCATGTTTAGTGCCGGAATACTAGAAGTGTTCTTGGAGAAACAATTGTCCTTTGAAACGGTGTATGGAGTTTCGGCTGGTGCTGCTTATGGAGTGTCTTATATCTCAAAACAAATAGGGAGGAATATCGAGGTGAACGAGATGATTGGTGACAAGAGATATTGTAGTTGGAATAATTTAATTCGTCAAGGAACCATGTTTTCATGGGATTTTATTTATGAAGAAATTCCACAACATATCATCCCTTTTGATTATGAGGAGTTGATGAATTCGCCAAGCCAGTTTTATGTAGGTACTAGTAATTGTGAGACTGGAAATCCAGAGTTTTTTCTTTTAAACAATGCTGATAAGAAAGAGTTCAAAACTATATTGGCTGCCAGTGGTTCGCTACCATTTATTGCTCCTATGGTCCATTACGACAGTAAAATTTTAATGGATGGAGGTTTATCCGATTCAGTTCCTTTTGAGCATGCTTTAAATAATGGAAACGATAGGGCAGTGGTGATATTAACCCAGCCAAAAGAATATTTCAAAAAGCCAATGAAGTATGCTTCTTTCTTAAAGTGGTATTATCGGAAATTCCCTAAGGTATATGAAATGCTAGTCACCAGAGCAGAAAGATATAACGAATCGATGTTTAAATTAGAGCAACTTGAAAAGCAAGGCGTGGTGTATATTATTCGACCACCAAAAGCAATGGATATAGATAGAATAGAAAATAATCCACAAAAGACTGCAGTTATTTATCATGCGGCCATGGAGCAAGGTAATTTGGAGTTTTCTGCTCTTTGGGAGTGGCTTAATAGGAAGTAA
- a CDS encoding FtsX-like permease family protein gives MFKTLLKSIWNHISQNKTYSVINIGGLAIGIGCSLVIYKIIAYESSFDSYHQNYENVYRLINEYKIPTIGIKYGEAQVHPVGSAIRNDFPGIDALMTFYAGKGQINVEHENGSIQKYQEETGLVYAEPNIFEFFDFNFLAGNPSNALDNKGSVVISSSLAQKYFGLSAQEVSQALNQTLIINNAGALQITGVISDPPKNTDLPFSIIANYKDQPLSNPYFKGGIDWQEGNSATNCYLLLPQNVSPKTFENQLLAFYDKYNKKNNTLEQKYVLQPLSELHSSTCNNYSNRQVPHKNLLILGVIGLFLIIVAAINFINLSVVQATKRFKEIGIKKILGESKRQSSIQFLIESIVVTFIAAFIGLFIAHFLFIYLESVIGYRLHLNLLMDPSIFIYLILVAIIIGILSGLYPSTIIAGMSPNVALKSSFNVKNSSSFLSLRSTLLIIQFCISLVLIIGTLVMNQQLNYFMTKDLGFSKEAILLVTLPDSNSEKRQLLKEKLKKHPEFEMVSYGTRSPLADWRVNSFINHPSIEKDEHFANLKTADVDYLNLFELKLIAGENYSQVKNNGDVIVNRQLAKLLGFNDPQQALGERFGFGNNGTVFNIVAVVENFHAQSLHKSMENVIFSNLSFNINEMAIKMNPNVLSLNAYQESIKKVEKEWDEIFPDDIMNFRFFDDKIASLYQEEENTSKLIQLFAMVAILIGSLGLFGLISYIISQKTKEIGIRKVNGATILEIVRLLNWSFVKWILVAFVIAAPLSYYLMNKWLENFAYRIDLGWWVFAVAGFIALAISLLTVSWQSYTAARRNPVDALRHE, from the coding sequence ATGTTTAAAACATTGCTTAAATCCATTTGGAATCATATAAGTCAGAATAAAACCTATTCAGTAATTAATATAGGTGGTTTAGCTATTGGTATAGGATGTAGCTTGGTCATCTATAAAATTATTGCTTACGAATCTAGTTTCGATAGCTATCATCAGAATTATGAAAATGTATACCGTTTAATTAATGAATACAAAATACCTACAATAGGAATTAAATACGGGGAAGCTCAGGTGCATCCTGTTGGAAGTGCTATAAGAAATGATTTTCCAGGAATAGATGCCCTAATGACTTTTTATGCTGGCAAAGGTCAGATTAATGTAGAGCATGAAAATGGAAGCATTCAGAAGTACCAAGAAGAAACGGGCTTGGTTTATGCAGAACCTAATATCTTTGAGTTTTTCGATTTTAATTTCTTAGCCGGTAATCCTTCAAATGCTCTAGATAATAAAGGAAGTGTGGTGATTAGTTCTTCGCTAGCACAGAAGTATTTTGGTTTATCAGCTCAAGAAGTTAGTCAAGCACTTAATCAAACACTCATTATAAATAATGCAGGTGCATTACAAATTACTGGAGTGATATCAGATCCACCAAAAAACACAGATCTTCCTTTCTCAATTATTGCAAACTATAAAGATCAGCCTCTATCAAATCCCTATTTTAAAGGTGGAATAGATTGGCAAGAAGGTAATTCGGCAACTAATTGTTATTTACTTTTACCTCAAAACGTATCTCCAAAAACATTTGAGAATCAGCTTTTGGCATTCTATGATAAGTATAATAAGAAGAACAATACCCTTGAGCAAAAATATGTTTTACAGCCTCTTTCTGAATTGCATTCGAGTACTTGCAATAATTATAGTAATCGACAAGTTCCCCACAAAAATCTATTGATTCTTGGTGTTATCGGTTTGTTTCTGATCATTGTGGCTGCGATAAACTTCATTAACCTTTCTGTTGTTCAGGCTACAAAAAGGTTTAAAGAAATCGGGATTAAGAAAATACTTGGAGAAAGCAAAAGGCAATCGAGTATACAGTTTCTGATAGAGTCCATTGTTGTCACATTTATTGCAGCATTTATTGGATTATTCATTGCCCATTTCCTGTTTATTTACCTTGAAAGCGTTATTGGGTATCGATTACATTTAAACCTATTAATGGATCCCAGCATCTTTATTTATTTAATACTGGTGGCCATCATTATTGGAATTTTATCTGGTTTATATCCATCTACAATTATAGCTGGAATGAGTCCTAATGTTGCCCTAAAAAGTTCGTTTAATGTAAAAAACTCTTCTTCCTTCTTATCACTAAGGAGTACATTGCTTATCATTCAGTTCTGCATTTCGCTAGTCTTAATTATCGGGACTCTAGTGATGAACCAACAATTAAACTACTTCATGACTAAAGATTTAGGCTTTAGTAAAGAAGCTATTCTTTTAGTCACCTTACCCGATTCAAATTCGGAGAAACGACAATTATTAAAAGAAAAACTTAAAAAGCATCCTGAATTTGAAATGGTGAGCTATGGAACTCGCAGTCCTTTGGCAGATTGGAGAGTGAATTCTTTTATCAATCACCCATCTATTGAAAAAGATGAGCATTTCGCAAATTTGAAAACGGCAGATGTAGATTATCTGAATTTATTTGAACTAAAATTAATAGCAGGTGAAAATTATTCACAGGTTAAAAATAATGGTGATGTTATTGTCAATAGACAACTTGCAAAACTTCTTGGGTTTAACGATCCTCAGCAGGCATTAGGTGAGCGGTTTGGGTTTGGTAATAATGGCACGGTATTTAATATCGTTGCTGTAGTTGAGAATTTCCACGCACAATCATTACATAAGAGTATGGAGAATGTCATTTTCTCCAATCTGAGCTTTAATATCAATGAAATGGCCATTAAAATGAACCCCAATGTTTTGAGTTTAAATGCTTATCAGGAATCAATAAAAAAAGTGGAAAAAGAGTGGGATGAAATCTTCCCAGATGATATCATGAATTTTCGTTTTTTCGATGATAAAATCGCCTCCTTATATCAAGAGGAGGAAAATACATCAAAGCTTATCCAACTTTTTGCAATGGTTGCCATTTTGATAGGAAGTCTCGGGTTGTTTGGACTGATTTCTTATATCATCAGCCAAAAGACAAAAGAAATAGGTATTCGAAAAGTAAATGGGGCTACCATACTTGAGATTGTCAGATTGTTAAACTGGAGTTTTGTAAAATGGATATTGGTAGCCTTTGTGATTGCAGCACCTCTTTCCTATTATTTGATGAATAAATGGTTGGAAAATTTCGCTTACAGGATTGATTTAGGCTGGTGGGTATTTGCCGTTGCAGGATTTATTGCCCTTGCCATTTCATTGCTGACAGTGAGCTGGCAAAGTTATACAGCAGCCCGTAGAAATCCAGTGGATGCTTTGAGACATGAGTAG
- a CDS encoding peptidylprolyl isomerase, translated as MKIKNSILLILISLSFWACRNTEAPIEKTKNRIQIEMTTNKGIIVLELYNETPKHRDNFAKLAKDGAFDSLLFHRVIENFMIQGGDPDSKFAKAGDTLGNGDLPYMVDAEFHPDLFHKKGVLAAARDGNLKRASSAMQFYIVQGKVFNDSLLQKAEDRINENLAVNAARNLPENKSLSDALAKAMDEGNMELYFQYNDSLKELAKGQFELYKIPEYQREIYKTKGGTPHLDQNYTVFGEVISGFEIVDLIAAVSTDAMDRPLEDVLIVGVRVLR; from the coding sequence ATGAAAATAAAAAACAGCATCCTCCTAATCCTCATCAGTCTTAGTTTTTGGGCTTGTAGAAATACGGAAGCTCCAATAGAAAAAACGAAGAATCGTATTCAAATAGAAATGACTACCAACAAAGGGATAATAGTCTTGGAATTATATAATGAGACCCCTAAACATCGTGATAATTTTGCAAAACTGGCTAAAGATGGAGCTTTCGATAGCCTTTTATTTCATAGAGTGATTGAGAATTTTATGATACAAGGTGGCGACCCTGATAGCAAGTTTGCCAAAGCGGGTGATACTCTAGGAAATGGAGATTTACCCTATATGGTAGATGCTGAATTCCACCCTGATCTGTTTCATAAAAAAGGGGTTTTGGCTGCTGCTAGAGATGGAAACCTGAAAAGAGCTTCCAGCGCCATGCAGTTTTATATTGTTCAGGGAAAAGTTTTTAATGATAGCCTCCTCCAAAAAGCTGAGGATCGTATTAATGAGAACTTAGCCGTAAATGCCGCCAGAAATCTTCCAGAAAACAAATCCTTATCAGATGCCTTAGCAAAAGCGATGGACGAGGGAAATATGGAACTCTATTTTCAATATAACGACAGTCTAAAGGAATTAGCAAAAGGCCAATTTGAGCTTTATAAAATCCCAGAATATCAAAGAGAAATTTACAAAACAAAAGGCGGCACACCACACCTCGACCAAAACTACACCGTATTTGGTGAAGTGATTAGTGGATTCGAAATAGTGGATTTGATTGCTGCTGTTTCAACTGATGCTATGGATAGACCTTTGGAGGATGTTCTTATTGTCGGGGTTCGGGTTTTGAGGTAA